In a single window of the Saccharothrix australiensis genome:
- a CDS encoding PH domain-containing protein, which yields MSASTEGWERLHPRLVIVGASWFLGPLATTAVSAVLAGGLSVSAAITLAGFLAAFLVMASIMVLRWISTRYRITDTAVEIHSGLVFRRKRATSVERIRSVDVTANPVHRLFGLATVVIGTGEQVDSSDSARRLALDGVTRAQADELRTRLLRRAPDAHGDEATLARMDWAWLKYGPLTIWSIAGVGVALGGLYRLLESFGLKPYELGFVKGVYYFFADMSPWAAVPLLVAIVVGLGALGSTALFVESWWNFRLSREDEASFRVQRGLLTTRSLTVDRSRVRGAQITEPLALRMVGAARTNAIATGLGTHEDRSTSPKSALLPPAPIGLAHHVVAEVLGLPDSPQRDVHWRAHPRVALRRRLFRVLQLVLPPVAVVWALGLWLTPVLVRTAWIAGLVCLLAGVWLAFDAYRNLGHGLSGDFLVVRSGTFARRAVALRRDGVVAWEVSQSPFQRWSGLVTLTAAVAAGRNAYRVRDVAVADGLEFAERAVPGLLAPFLEERGERVRSDRAATARHTPQTARS from the coding sequence GTGAGCGCGTCCACCGAGGGTTGGGAGCGGCTGCACCCCCGGTTGGTCATCGTCGGCGCGAGCTGGTTCCTCGGCCCGCTGGCGACCACGGCGGTGTCGGCGGTGCTCGCGGGCGGGCTGTCGGTGTCGGCGGCGATCACGCTGGCCGGTTTCCTGGCCGCGTTCCTGGTGATGGCGTCCATCATGGTGCTGCGCTGGATCAGCACCCGCTACCGGATCACCGACACGGCGGTGGAGATCCACTCCGGGCTGGTGTTCCGCCGCAAGCGCGCCACGTCCGTCGAGCGCATCCGCAGCGTGGACGTGACCGCGAACCCGGTGCACCGGCTGTTCGGCCTGGCCACCGTGGTGATCGGCACCGGCGAGCAGGTCGACTCGTCCGACAGCGCCCGCCGCCTGGCCCTGGACGGGGTGACCCGCGCCCAGGCCGACGAGCTGCGCACCCGCCTGCTCCGGCGCGCGCCGGACGCGCACGGCGACGAGGCGACGCTGGCGCGGATGGACTGGGCGTGGCTCAAGTACGGCCCGCTGACCATCTGGTCCATCGCCGGCGTCGGCGTGGCGCTGGGCGGCCTGTACCGGCTGCTGGAGTCGTTCGGGCTCAAGCCGTACGAGCTGGGCTTCGTCAAGGGCGTCTACTACTTCTTCGCGGACATGTCGCCGTGGGCGGCGGTCCCGCTGCTGGTCGCCATCGTGGTCGGCCTGGGCGCGCTCGGCTCCACCGCGCTGTTCGTGGAGTCGTGGTGGAACTTCCGGCTGTCGCGGGAGGACGAGGCGTCGTTCCGGGTGCAGCGCGGCCTGCTCACCACGCGGTCGCTGACCGTCGACCGGTCCAGGGTGCGCGGCGCGCAGATCACCGAGCCGCTCGCGCTGCGCATGGTCGGCGCGGCGCGCACCAACGCGATCGCCACCGGGCTGGGCACGCACGAGGACCGCTCGACGTCGCCCAAGTCCGCCCTGCTGCCGCCCGCGCCGATCGGCCTCGCGCACCACGTGGTGGCCGAGGTGCTGGGGCTGCCGGACTCGCCGCAGCGCGACGTCCACTGGCGCGCGCACCCGCGGGTGGCGCTGCGGCGACGGCTGTTCCGGGTGCTCCAGCTCGTGCTGCCGCCGGTCGCGGTGGTGTGGGCGTTGGGCCTGTGGCTGACGCCGGTCCTGGTGCGGACGGCGTGGATCGCCGGCCTGGTGTGCCTGCTCGCGGGCGTCTGGCTGGCGTTCGACGCGTACCGCAACCTGGGGCACGGCTTGTCCGGTGACTTCCTCGTCGTGCGGTCGGGCACCTTCGCCCGCCGCGCGGTGGCGCTGCGCCGCGACGGCGTCGTCGCCTGGGAGGTCTCGCAGTCCCCGTTCCAGCGCTGGTCCGGCCTGGTCACCCTGACCGCGGCCGTGGCCGCCGGCCGCAACGCCTACCGGGTGCGGGACGTGGCGGTCGCCGACGGGCTGGAGTTCGCCGAACGGGCGGTGCCGGGCCTGCTGGCGCCGTTCCTGGAAGAACGAGGGGAGCGGGTCCGGTCGGACCGGGCCGCGACCGCGCGTCACACCCCCCAGACCGCGCGGTCCTGA
- the speB gene encoding agmatinase — protein MNDGWPFPVDRSAFPNREPGPINLQRYAGQPAYSGIATFLGLPVCLTPEDLRAGNVDVAVLGAPVDSSTGHRGAAFGPRAIRGDERYLFHNNTEWTNASTRVKPLSELTVVDYGDAAVDMFSVERSLDQVALLVREIADAGAVPVLLGGDHSVLWPSVRSLAQVHGADRIAVVHFDAHPDCHDEIYGHKATHATPIWRLIEDEGIRPQNVVQVGIRTPAAPDNQLFNWMRKKGIRAHFMAEIERVGFHAVLDKVIAEARENADFVYLSVDIDVLDPAFAPGTGTPEPGGLTNRELLPAFRRICHETHVIGMDVVEVAPHLDPGYSTALNARRAIFEGLTGMAMRKMGITTTNYLHPVASGEIRFPLA, from the coding sequence ATGAACGATGGCTGGCCGTTCCCCGTCGACCGCTCCGCGTTCCCGAACCGGGAGCCGGGCCCCATCAACCTCCAGCGCTACGCGGGCCAGCCCGCCTACTCCGGCATCGCCACGTTCCTGGGCCTGCCGGTGTGCCTGACCCCGGAGGACCTGAGGGCGGGCAACGTCGACGTCGCGGTCCTCGGCGCACCCGTGGACAGCTCGACCGGCCACCGGGGCGCGGCGTTCGGCCCGCGCGCCATCCGCGGCGACGAGCGGTACCTGTTCCACAACAACACCGAGTGGACCAACGCCAGCACCCGCGTGAAGCCGTTGAGCGAGCTGACCGTCGTCGACTACGGCGACGCCGCCGTCGACATGTTCAGCGTGGAGCGGTCCCTGGACCAGGTGGCGCTCCTCGTCCGGGAGATCGCCGACGCCGGCGCGGTGCCGGTGCTGCTGGGCGGCGACCACTCCGTCCTGTGGCCATCCGTGCGGTCGCTCGCGCAGGTCCACGGCGCGGACCGGATCGCCGTCGTCCACTTCGACGCCCACCCGGACTGCCACGACGAGATCTACGGCCACAAGGCCACCCACGCGACCCCGATCTGGCGGCTGATCGAGGACGAGGGCATCCGGCCCCAGAACGTCGTCCAGGTCGGCATCCGCACCCCGGCGGCGCCGGACAACCAGCTGTTCAACTGGATGCGCAAGAAGGGCATCCGGGCGCACTTCATGGCGGAGATCGAGCGCGTGGGCTTCCACGCCGTCCTGGACAAGGTCATCGCCGAGGCGCGGGAGAACGCCGACTTCGTCTACCTCTCGGTGGACATCGACGTCCTGGACCCGGCGTTCGCGCCGGGCACCGGCACCCCGGAACCGGGCGGCCTGACCAACCGCGAGCTGCTGCCCGCGTTCCGCCGGATCTGCCACGAGACCCACGTGATCGGCATGGACGTGGTGGAGGTCGCGCCCCACCTGGACCCCGGCTACTCGACGGCGCTCAACGCGCGCCGCGCCATCTTCGAGGGCTTGACCGGCATGGCGATGCGCAAGATGGGCATCACGACGACGAACTACCTCCACCCGGTGGCGTCCGGCGAGATCCGCTTCCCCCTCGCCTGA